The region AAATAAAATGAAGGGGGAAAACTATCTATTATTTCTACGTAAGCTTTTTTTATTGTTTATTGTACGGTTACTGTAATGTTAAAGTCATAACGATCACATTTCTATAAAGTATTAAGGAACTGCAAAAGTAGTGTTTTGCTCTGCCAAAATAATTTTATACAGTTGATATTTAAATAAATGGATTGCTTTTTTAGCTGGATACATTTTCTCATGATTCTTTTTGTTCAATAGATGATAACGTAAATATTCTTTCAATTGCTTATAGTTATTGCACGTAGTCTGCCCTCGCGGTATTTAAATGACAGTTGCGTTGGAACTGTGACAAATAAGATCAGAGGACGTATGGAATTAGACATTGAATTACTGAAGTGTTTTGAAGCTGTTGTAGATCAAAACGGATTTACTCAGGCTGGAAAACATTTGGGATTAAGCCAATCTGCTGTCAGTCAACGAATTCAGAGACTTGAAGACAGGATAAGCAAAAAGCTTTTTTCCAAGGCTATCAGAGGGATTGAATTGAGTGCTGATGGTGAGGTGCTGTTAAGTTATGCTCGACGCATTTTGTCATTACACAATGAAGCTGTGCAATGGATTCAGCAGCCTAGTATGAAGGGGAATTTGAGAATTGGTTTTGTAGATTATTTCGGACCGGATTTACTTCCGGAAATTGTAAGTAAATTCTCAAAAGCTTACCCGAATATTCACTTGGAGTTGCACGCTGGTCTCGGAATGAATTTGGATTCAATATACCAAGAAGGTAATCTTGATATACTGCTTGCCGGAGCGGGCATAAATGGAAACGGGGAAAGAATTATGACAGACCCTGTTGTCTGGGCATACAAGGATGGGCATGGGCTTGAAACTTTTTTCTCTGCTGACTGTATAGAACAAATGCCACTTGTGACTCTGCCTCAACCATGTGTATTTCGAGCAATGGCTATCAACATGCTTGATGCCTACAGTAAGTCGTGGGATGTGGTTTTCACAGGGACAGGCGTTGCAAGCGTCTTAGCTGCTGCGCGGGCGGGGTTAGGAATTACAGCGTTGCCACGTTCTGCAGTGACAAAGGATCTTTCAATTCTGTCATCCGATCATCCGCTTGCATCACTTCCAGAATTTTCTACCTATCTCTACCATAACCAAAATATTTCAACAGAGCTTGTTAAAGGTATTACAGATTATTTAAAGATCCAACTAAAAAAGCGTCAGTAGGAGTTCCCTACTGACGCTTTTTCTTTATTAAATTTCTGTAATCACAGATTGCTGTGGCATTCTGGACTTTGGCGCCGATGCATTAAAATCGTCGTCTGCACCATAGCCGAGAGATACTATGACCGTTGGCGCAAGCCCTTTTTCTGCAAGTCCAAGGTGCTCTGTGAGGTGTTCATAATCGAAACCTTCCATAGGGCATGCCTGTAAACCTAAATGCTCTGCGCCAATCAACAGGTTTGCAAGTGCAATGAATGTTTGTTTTTCCATCCAATGCTGCGCATCTTGTATCGTGTCACGATGGTGCAGCACAAAGAACTCACGCCCTTTTCTGTTCATTTCTCGTACTTCGTTAGTAGGGAAACGCCCGTCTTTTTCTTCCTGAGCTAAAATAGCGTTTGTGTAGTCGGTATCGATCGTTGTTTTTGTGCATAAAACAACTACCGCTGAGGCATCCTTTATCTTTCCAGCGTTAAACTCATAAAAGCCGCGAGCAGAGGCTGCAATTTTGTCCTTGCTCTCTTGACTTGTAGCAATGACAAAATGCCATGGCTGCGAATTTGTTGATGAAGGAGAGAGCTGCAATACTTTCTTCACGTCACTCAGTATGGAAGGTGGAATAGAAATATTTGGGGTAAACTTTTTAGCTGTGTATCTGGATTCCAATTTTTCAATATACGTGGTCATAGTCATCTCCTATATAAAGTCATGTTCTGTCTTTGAAGCCACTCTGCCCCAAATGGCTAAGTAAGAGAAATTAAACTCCATAATTGTTACTATTACCTTTGCTAATCCTTGTAATGAAAAGAAGACTGATGCACTCATCCCAAACAACATCTTTAGGATATATAGTCTGTCGTTTCGTTTTTCATATCCCCTGCTCAACCGGATTTTGTTGTTCCGCGCCGTATAAAAGGACTATCTGACTTCATTAAAAATATTTCAATCTGCTGAAGTTTATTCGTGAGCTGTTTATACTGAAAAATACAAGAACAAGAGTTAAAGTGCTACATCAACTCTTGTGCTTATTCCCTTATAAGTTAATAAATTGTAAATGGTGTGGTTTGACGCGCCACAAAAAAGCCCGCACGCTGACAATGTGTACGGGCTTTTTTCATTAGCAATAGTTTTAAGTGATGGTCGTTTTATTGGTAACTGTTCAAAGTTGAGAACTAGGTAGGCTTATTTTGCTTTTGCCTGATTTTTCAATCTAGCCTCTTCTACCCAACAATAAAGAACGGGAACAACAAAGACTGTGAGCAACGCAATGGACATACCCCCAAAGGACGGTATCGCCATTGGTACCATAATATCAGCGCCCTTACCTGTTGAAGTAAGGATAGGTAACAACGCTAAGATTGTTGTGGCAGAAGTCATGAGCGCCGGACGGATACGTCTTTTTGCCCCTTCAATTACAAATTCGTGAACCTCTTCAATATTCTGTGGATTCCGACTTGCTTTGGACTCATCAAGGAATGTGGCCATTATTACGCCGTCATCGGACGCAATGCCGAAGAGTGCAAGGAACCCAACCCAGATAGCCACTGAGAGGTTAATGGGGTGAACTTGAAAGAGATCTCGCATGTGTGTCCCGAGCACGGAGAAATTTAAGAACCAATCCTGCCCGTAAAGCCAGATCATAATGAAGCCACCAGACCACGCGACGAGGATTCCTGAGAAAACCATGAGCGTGGTGGTAATCGCGTTAAACTGCAAATACAGAATGATTACGATGACAAACAATGCCAGTGGCAAAATTACAGCCAGCTTCTTTTGTGCACGTATCTGGTTTTCATAACTTCCAGCAAATTCAAATGAAACACCTGCTGGTATCACAAGTTCCCCACTGGCAATCTTTTGATCTAGGAAGTAGCGGGTCTGTTCTACTACGTCGACCTCGGCAAAGCCGGATTGTTTGTCAAACAAAACATAACCGATAAGAAATGTGTCTTCACTTTTAATGACTTGTGGACCTCGAATATATGTGATTTCGGCAAGTCTGGATAACGGAATTTGCTCTCCTGTTGGTGATGCTACGAGGATGTTTTCTAGCCCTTCAATAGAATCACGTAACTCCCGTTGATAGCGGACTCGTACTGGATAGCGTTCTCGTCCTTCCACTGTAGTAGTAATTATACGTCCGCCGACGGCGCTATCTATAACGTTCTGTACTTTTGCTACTGTGATTCCGTAACGGGCAATTGCATCGCGATTTATTACGATTTCCAGATATGGTTTCCCTACAATCCTGTCCGCAGTAACAGCTGCGGGCATTATGGAAGGAATCTGCTTTAAATATTTTTCAAGCTGGAGGCCAAATTCTTCAATGACAGGTAATGTGGGGCCTTTGACTTTAATGCCCATAGGCGCGCGCATACCGGATTGCAGCATGACAATTCGTGCAGCAATTGGTTGAAGTTTTGGAGCACTGGTCACGCCCGGCATAGCTGCTGCTTGAACAATGGCGTCCCAAATGTCGTTTGAGGAGCGCACCCCACTCCACGGTTCGCGTTCAGGGTTGAGCTTCGGATCAAGTGCCATACGCCAAATTCTAAACGGCCTGCCATCGGGATCAGCAATAAGTCTACCCGCTGCATCACGTTCATAATACCCTTGGACAAGATATGGATACCCGTCTTGAGCTGAGAGCAGTTTATTATCTACCGAGCGCATGTAATCTTTTTTCGAAGTATCAAATTTAAAGCGCATGCGTTTGCCATTAGCATCAAGCAGATATTGTGGCTTGTAGTTGATGACAGTTTCAATCATTGAAACAGGGGCAGGATCAAGCGGTGTTTCTGCCCTGCCAAGCTTGCCGACAGCGCTCTGAACTTCTGGAATTCGCTGTATTGCTTTATCCTGCTTTGCAAGAATGTCCTGCACTTCACCTATGGAGGCGTGAGGCATTGTTGTTGGCATGTAGAGAAAAGAACCTTCGTCCAGCGGTGGCATAAATTCTTTGCCAAGCCCGGGAAATGTGTGTGCTAGCATTGCCATTGGCGCTGTGGCACGAATAGTATTTGGCATCCAACTGGTTACAGTTCCAAATCCCAGCCATATCACCATACCGAACATAGCGATACTGAACGGTAACAGCATAAATGTGGCTTTATGACGCAAAAACAAACGGAGCAAGGAAGGGTATGCTTTTTGGAATCCATAGAAGAATGCCATTAAGCTACCAATAGCTCCCCCTGCAAACAACAGGTTGATGAAGAAGCCTTTTTCTGGTCCAAGCGGGAGCCAATGTTGGGAAAGTACGATCGTAATTGTAATAATTACGAGCCAGTTCTCAGCACGTTCAACCCATTTTCCTATTGTTTGAGGAAGGTGTGCGTACAAAATGCGGCGCACACCAATATAGGCGACAATAAGTCCGAGCCACCACTTTACCATCACACTTAAGACTAAGCCTGATGCAACAAGCCCTGCAGGCATAATGTATGTTTTGATTTTGCCTGTATGGAGTGACTTACGTGCTTTGAACAGCATGTGCGCCAACATAGGTAACACCGTGAGTGACAACAGAATTGAGGCACCGAGTGCAAAAGTTTTTGTATAGGCCAGCGGCTTGAAAAGTTTGCCCTCTGCTCCATCCATAACAAAAACAGGGAGGAAGCTGATGATTGTCGTTGCGACAGCAGTCAAAACAGCGCTGCCAACCTCGGCAACACCATCAAATACAAGTTTGAATGAGTCAGCTCCGGGAGGCGCTTTTTCAAGCTTTTTAAGTATGTTTTCGCATATGATGATGCCCATATCCACCATTGTACCAATGGCAATAGCGATACCTGAAAGTGCAACAATATTTGCATCCACCCCAAGCACTCGCATAGCAATAAAGCACATGAGAACTGCAAGTGGCAGTAAAGACGAAATCACGAGAGAGCTTTTAAAATGCATTACCGCAATAAGCACAACGATAATGGTAATAAGGATTTCTTCTGTGAGCGCATTGTCTAGCGTACCCAAGGTTTCTTGGATAAGACCGCTGCGATCATAAAACGGGACGATAGCAAGCTTTGAGACTGTGCCGTCCGCTAACGTTTTGCTTGGAAGCCCCGCGCTGATTGTTGTAATTTTTTCTTTCAAATTGTTGATAACTGCTAGTGGGTTCTCG is a window of Halodesulfovibrio sp. MK-HDV DNA encoding:
- the nfsB gene encoding oxygen-insensitive NAD(P)H nitroreductase — translated: MTTYIEKLESRYTAKKFTPNISIPPSILSDVKKVLQLSPSSTNSQPWHFVIATSQESKDKIAASARGFYEFNAGKIKDASAVVVLCTKTTIDTDYTNAILAQEEKDGRFPTNEVREMNRKGREFFVLHHRDTIQDAQHWMEKQTFIALANLLIGAEHLGLQACPMEGFDYEHLTEHLGLAEKGLAPTVIVSLGYGADDDFNASAPKSRMPQQSVITEI
- a CDS encoding efflux RND transporter permease subunit, with amino-acid sequence PDAMRAYGVTLEQVIGAVKQSNLDVGARTMEINSVEYIIRGVGFVKKLSDLEKAVIKVTDNTPITVKDIATVSLGPAMRRGALDKNGTEVVGGVVVVRYGENPLAVINNLKEKITTISAGLPSKTLADGTVSKLAIVPFYDRSGLIQETLGTLDNALTEEILITIIVVLIAVMHFKSSLVISSLLPLAVLMCFIAMRVLGVDANIVALSGIAIAIGTMVDMGIIICENILKKLEKAPPGADSFKLVFDGVAEVGSAVLTAVATTIISFLPVFVMDGAEGKLFKPLAYTKTFALGASILLSLTVLPMLAHMLFKARKSLHTGKIKTYIMPAGLVASGLVLSVMVKWWLGLIVAYIGVRRILYAHLPQTIGKWVERAENWLVIITITIVLSQHWLPLGPEKGFFINLLFAGGAIGSLMAFFYGFQKAYPSLLRLFLRHKATFMLLPFSIAMFGMVIWLGFGTVTSWMPNTIRATAPMAMLAHTFPGLGKEFMPPLDEGSFLYMPTTMPHASIGEVQDILAKQDKAIQRIPEVQSAVGKLGRAETPLDPAPVSMIETVINYKPQYLLDANGKRMRFKFDTSKKDYMRSVDNKLLSAQDGYPYLVQGYYERDAAGRLIADPDGRPFRIWRMALDPKLNPEREPWSGVRSSNDIWDAIVQAAAMPGVTSAPKLQPIAARIVMLQSGMRAPMGIKVKGPTLPVIEEFGLQLEKYLKQIPSIMPAAVTADRIVGKPYLEIVINRDAIARYGITVAKVQNVIDSAVGGRIITTTVEGRERYPVRVRYQRELRDSIEGLENILVASPTGEQIPLSRLAEITYIRGPQVIKSEDTFLIGYVLFDKQSGFAEVDVVEQTRYFLDQKIASGELVIPAGVSFEFAGSYENQIRAQKKLAVILPLALFVIVIILYLQFNAITTTLMVFSGILVAWSGGFIMIWLYGQDWFLNFSVLGTHMRDLFQVHPINLSVAIWVGFLALFGIASDDGVIMATFLDESKASRNPQNIEEVHEFVIEGAKRRIRPALMTSATTILALLPILTSTGKGADIMVPMAIPSFGGMSIALLTVFVVPVLYCWVEEARLKNQAKAK
- a CDS encoding LysR substrate-binding domain-containing protein produces the protein MELDIELLKCFEAVVDQNGFTQAGKHLGLSQSAVSQRIQRLEDRISKKLFSKAIRGIELSADGEVLLSYARRILSLHNEAVQWIQQPSMKGNLRIGFVDYFGPDLLPEIVSKFSKAYPNIHLELHAGLGMNLDSIYQEGNLDILLAGAGINGNGERIMTDPVVWAYKDGHGLETFFSADCIEQMPLVTLPQPCVFRAMAINMLDAYSKSWDVVFTGTGVASVLAAARAGLGITALPRSAVTKDLSILSSDHPLASLPEFSTYLYHNQNISTELVKGITDYLKIQLKKRQ